The Terracoccus luteus genome includes a region encoding these proteins:
- a CDS encoding ABC transporter permease yields the protein MSEALEREDVVEKGPVHTDRRTGRSPGRVAWDRLKKDKLAIVCFAIVLFFVLIALFAPLWVSLQSVDPTTGLKADPSTTNTKLVDINGSPTIGTSAAHWLGVEPRLGRDLFARWAYGARPSLVIGFVAAAASTIIGVTLGLLAGYLGGVVDKVISWFTDFFLSLPLLLLVIAIVPIMQERAASGGDLSAEATSNIRFWVIIAVLVAFGWMGLARLVRGEVKSLREREFVQAARAIGVPTRQILFREILPNLVGPIIVSASIAVPAYITFEATLSYLGAGLVEPTASWGRTISDAQNSFAIYPLWLWPSVIALSALVLALSLLGDSIRDAFDPTSRR from the coding sequence TTGAGCGAGGCCCTGGAGAGGGAGGATGTCGTCGAGAAGGGTCCCGTCCACACCGACAGGCGCACCGGTCGTTCGCCGGGTCGCGTCGCGTGGGACCGGCTCAAGAAGGACAAGCTGGCGATCGTCTGCTTCGCCATCGTCCTCTTCTTCGTCCTCATCGCTCTCTTCGCACCGCTCTGGGTCTCCCTGCAGTCGGTCGACCCCACGACCGGCCTCAAGGCCGACCCGTCGACGACGAACACCAAGCTCGTCGACATCAACGGCAGTCCGACCATCGGCACGAGCGCCGCGCACTGGCTCGGCGTCGAGCCGCGTCTCGGCCGTGACCTCTTCGCCCGCTGGGCCTACGGGGCGCGACCGTCACTCGTCATCGGCTTCGTCGCCGCGGCGGCGTCGACGATCATCGGCGTGACCCTCGGCCTGCTCGCCGGCTACCTCGGTGGCGTCGTCGACAAGGTGATCTCCTGGTTCACCGACTTCTTCCTCAGCCTCCCGCTGCTGCTGCTCGTCATCGCGATCGTGCCGATCATGCAGGAGCGTGCCGCGAGCGGCGGCGACCTCTCCGCCGAGGCGACCTCGAACATCCGCTTCTGGGTCATCATCGCCGTCCTCGTCGCCTTCGGCTGGATGGGTCTGGCCCGTCTCGTCCGCGGTGAGGTCAAGAGCCTGCGCGAGCGCGAGTTCGTCCAGGCCGCGCGCGCCATCGGCGTGCCGACCCGGCAGATCCTCTTCCGCGAGATCCTGCCGAACCTCGTGGGCCCGATCATCGTCTCGGCGTCGATCGCCGTGCCGGCCTACATCACCTTCGAGGCCACCCTCAGCTACCTCGGTGCCGGGCTCGTCGAGCCCACCGCGTCGTGGGGACGCACGATCTCGGACGCGCAGAACTCGTTCGCGATCTACCCGCTGTGGCTGTGGCCCTCCGTCATCGCGCTCTCGGCGCTCGTGCTCGCCCTCAGCCTGCTGGGTGACTCGATCCGCGACGCCTTCGACCCGACCAGCCGCCGCTAG
- a CDS encoding GNAT family N-acetyltransferase, which produces MSDGTTPAAGTAPFVTRHGHAALLEATGDHPFVRYDVPSALAETWWQSAEAGGPGAGAGGRPGAVAFRRTRHTGRHLVSLLGDDAGVARLIDALPELAREARLSPDGRGAVGVSVPQHFEALLTRRYRVLPGGDWEWFWTDSPPPPDGRAAARVVPLDDVARRDEVTAFLAAHSPTADTAPGGGERWFAVLSGAGSLEAVAALGRTSAGAPHVSSVAVDGALRGRGLGRAVVAAVTRVAVEESGVCTLGMYSHNVVARGLYRSLGYHDACAWAGRSVVLPD; this is translated from the coding sequence GTGAGCGACGGCACCACCCCGGCGGCGGGCACGGCCCCGTTCGTCACGCGGCACGGCCACGCCGCCCTGCTCGAGGCCACCGGCGACCACCCGTTCGTGCGCTACGACGTCCCCTCGGCGCTGGCCGAGACGTGGTGGCAGAGCGCGGAGGCCGGTGGGCCGGGTGCCGGCGCGGGTGGTCGTCCGGGCGCGGTGGCGTTCCGTCGGACGCGGCACACGGGTCGGCACCTCGTCAGCCTGCTCGGCGACGACGCGGGCGTCGCCCGCCTCATCGACGCGCTGCCCGAGCTGGCGCGCGAGGCCCGGCTCTCGCCCGACGGGCGGGGCGCGGTCGGGGTCAGCGTGCCCCAGCACTTCGAGGCGCTGCTGACCCGTCGCTACCGGGTGCTGCCCGGGGGTGACTGGGAGTGGTTCTGGACCGACTCGCCCCCGCCGCCGGACGGTCGCGCGGCTGCCCGGGTCGTCCCGCTCGACGACGTCGCCCGCCGGGACGAGGTCACGGCCTTCCTCGCTGCGCACTCCCCCACCGCCGACACCGCGCCCGGGGGCGGCGAGCGGTGGTTCGCCGTGCTGTCGGGCGCCGGGTCGCTCGAGGCGGTCGCCGCGCTGGGACGCACCTCCGCCGGGGCGCCGCACGTCTCGTCGGTCGCGGTCGACGGTGCGCTGCGCGGGCGAGGCCTCGGCCGCGCCGTCGTCGCGGCGGTCACCCGGGTGGCGGTCGAGGAGTCGGGCGTCTGCACCCTCGGCATGTACTCGCACAACGTCGTCGCCCGAGGTCTCTACCGGTCGCTCGGCTACCACGACGCGTGCGCCTGGGCCGGGCGGTCGGTCGTCCTGCCCGACTGA
- a CDS encoding replication-associated recombination protein A — translation MTSDDLFGAAARAVAEPGGAVGRAGGVPASGGAPLAVRMRPRTLDEVRGQRSVLRPGSPLRRLIEGAGGAAGPLSAIIWGPPGTGKTTLAHLVATAADRRFVELSAVTAGVKDVRAVMEAAVRDRELYDRQTVLFLDEIHRFTKAQQDALLPGVENRTVILVAATTENPSFSIIAPLLSRSVLVTLTSLGDAEVREVVRSALVDERGLAGAHTIDDDALEHVVRIAGGDARRALTSLEAAAGVSLDAVAPGADVDGPVAITLAHVEQAVAQAAVRYDRAGDQHYDVASALIKSMRGSDVDAALHYLARMLEAGEDPRFIARRIVISASEDVGLADPTALQTAVAALHAVAQIGMPEARIILAQAVVHNATAPKSNAAYGGVNAAIADVRAGRGGAVPPHLRGSGYAGAERLGHGRGYVYAHDEPDAVARQQYLPDDLTGAVYYRPTGNGFEQRLQARLRWLDERLGRRVRRTEDEATADTGASPAEADDPAETPS, via the coding sequence GTGACCAGTGACGACCTCTTCGGTGCCGCCGCGCGGGCCGTGGCCGAACCCGGGGGCGCCGTGGGGCGCGCCGGTGGCGTACCGGCATCCGGTGGTGCGCCCCTGGCGGTGCGCATGCGCCCCCGCACCCTTGACGAGGTGCGCGGTCAGCGTTCGGTGCTGCGGCCCGGCAGCCCGCTGCGACGGCTCATCGAGGGCGCCGGCGGCGCGGCCGGCCCTCTCTCGGCGATCATCTGGGGGCCGCCCGGCACGGGGAAGACGACCCTCGCGCACCTCGTCGCGACGGCGGCCGACCGCCGCTTCGTCGAGCTGTCGGCCGTCACGGCCGGCGTCAAGGACGTGCGCGCCGTCATGGAGGCGGCCGTGCGCGACCGCGAGCTGTACGACCGCCAGACCGTCCTCTTCCTCGACGAGATCCACCGCTTCACCAAGGCCCAGCAGGACGCCCTGCTGCCCGGTGTCGAGAACCGCACCGTCATCCTCGTCGCGGCCACGACCGAGAACCCCTCGTTCAGCATCATCGCGCCGCTGCTCTCGCGGTCGGTGCTCGTCACCCTCACCTCGCTCGGCGACGCCGAGGTGCGCGAGGTGGTGCGCTCCGCCCTCGTCGACGAGCGAGGGCTGGCCGGCGCGCACACGATCGACGACGACGCCCTCGAGCACGTCGTGCGCATCGCCGGCGGCGACGCCCGCCGGGCCCTCACCTCGCTCGAGGCGGCCGCGGGGGTGTCGCTCGACGCCGTCGCCCCCGGGGCCGACGTCGACGGCCCGGTCGCCATCACCCTCGCGCACGTCGAGCAGGCGGTGGCACAGGCGGCCGTGCGCTACGACCGGGCGGGCGACCAGCACTACGACGTCGCCAGCGCCCTCATCAAGTCGATGCGCGGCAGCGACGTCGACGCCGCCCTGCACTACCTCGCCCGCATGCTCGAGGCGGGGGAGGACCCGCGGTTCATCGCCCGTCGCATCGTCATCTCGGCGAGCGAGGACGTCGGTCTCGCCGACCCCACCGCGCTGCAGACGGCGGTCGCGGCGCTGCACGCCGTGGCCCAGATCGGGATGCCCGAGGCGCGGATCATCCTCGCGCAGGCGGTCGTGCACAACGCGACGGCGCCGAAGTCGAACGCGGCCTACGGCGGGGTCAACGCCGCCATCGCCGACGTCCGCGCCGGCCGCGGGGGGGCCGTGCCGCCCCACCTGCGGGGGAGCGGCTACGCCGGTGCCGAGCGCCTCGGTCACGGCCGCGGCTACGTCTACGCCCACGACGAGCCGGATGCCGTGGCCCGCCAGCAGTACCTCCCCGACGACCTCACCGGCGCGGTCTACTACCGCCCCACCGGCAACGGCTTCGAGCAGCGGCTGCAGGCGCGCCTGCGGTGGCTCGACGAGCGGCTGGGGCGCCGGGTCCGGCGCACGGAGGACGAGGCGACGGCCGACACCGGGGCCTCCCCGGCCGAGGCGGACGATCCCGCCGAGACCCCCTCATAG
- a CDS encoding MMPL family transporter: protein MRSPSSAAATDRGSAPGAAPDASGSPSPRGPLTRLGGTIGRHPLRWVLAWVLVAVASFAVAVGGVTGESLFDRLQSGAPSVDSEAQRANDVIASVEPTLSTLTLQVSGADLTDPAEVRAGAQATAAIRDIPGVAGIQSPLLAQGGPDDPSVRSLVGDGRVDSGRFATVVQFDEGLDADRQATAEAEAEKALLGVADRMGAEGQVGGLGKVLDAITSTIERDLVRGEGIALPLTFVVMFFVFGGFVAAGMPIVGAVVSIGGALLSLFGFSHLLDLDATVVNIVTLLGLGLSIDYGLLTVSRFREELVAVRRHRVPDRDDVVRAAERTVATAGRTVLFSGLTVAIALSGLLVFEADIMKALGLAGVSVVVVGMVVSVTLVPALAVLGARRLARNATVTASDTGVFSRLAHGVQRRPVLVIVGCVAVLVTLALPTLGIKLTSSGTELLPRDAQMRVFFDRLEADYPALSAPAVTVVAETADTAAVTRWAQDDLRDQPGVTGVTVRPLGGRYTLVGAQVQGEPLSQQAQDVVHHVRETRTDFPTLVTGQAAGQIDFLESMGHRAPYAVLLVVLGTFVLLFLMTGSVVVPVKALVLNVISLGAALGIVVWIFQSPHLEGLLAFSSVGAVESLVPFLVLAFGFGLSMDYEVFLLSRITEYHHQGFENDRAVSLGLQRTGRIITSAALLIVIVFAGFIAGDILIIKEMGLALVAAVVVDSTIVRMLLVPATMTLLGSWNWWAPAPLKRIHARFGISET from the coding sequence GTGCGTTCCCCCTCCTCCGCCGCGGCCACCGACCGCGGCTCGGCACCCGGTGCCGCCCCCGACGCGTCGGGCTCCCCCTCCCCTCGTGGGCCGCTGACCCGGCTCGGCGGCACCATCGGCCGCCACCCGCTGCGGTGGGTGCTCGCCTGGGTGCTCGTGGCGGTCGCGTCGTTCGCCGTCGCCGTGGGCGGCGTGACGGGCGAGTCGCTCTTCGACCGGCTGCAGTCGGGCGCACCCAGCGTCGACAGCGAGGCCCAGCGGGCGAACGACGTCATCGCGTCGGTCGAGCCGACCCTGTCGACCCTCACCCTGCAGGTGAGCGGCGCCGACCTCACCGACCCGGCCGAGGTGCGCGCGGGCGCGCAGGCCACGGCCGCGATCCGCGACATCCCCGGCGTGGCCGGCATCCAGTCGCCGCTGCTCGCGCAGGGCGGGCCCGACGACCCGTCGGTGCGCAGCCTCGTCGGTGACGGCCGGGTCGACTCGGGCAGGTTCGCCACCGTCGTGCAGTTCGACGAGGGGCTCGACGCCGACCGGCAGGCGACCGCCGAGGCCGAGGCCGAGAAGGCCCTCCTCGGCGTCGCCGACCGCATGGGCGCCGAGGGCCAGGTCGGCGGCCTCGGCAAGGTGCTCGACGCCATCACGAGCACGATCGAGCGCGACCTGGTCCGCGGCGAGGGCATCGCCCTGCCGCTGACGTTCGTCGTCATGTTCTTCGTCTTCGGCGGCTTCGTCGCCGCAGGCATGCCGATCGTCGGGGCGGTCGTCTCGATCGGCGGAGCGCTGCTGTCGCTCTTCGGCTTCTCGCACCTGCTCGACCTCGACGCGACCGTCGTCAACATCGTCACGCTGCTCGGCCTCGGGCTGTCCATCGACTACGGGCTGCTCACGGTGAGCCGGTTCCGCGAGGAGCTCGTCGCGGTGCGCCGCCACCGCGTGCCCGACCGCGACGACGTCGTGCGCGCCGCCGAGCGCACGGTGGCGACGGCCGGGCGCACCGTGCTCTTCTCCGGCCTCACCGTCGCCATCGCCCTGTCGGGGCTGCTCGTCTTCGAGGCCGACATCATGAAGGCCCTCGGCCTGGCCGGCGTCAGCGTCGTCGTCGTCGGCATGGTCGTCTCCGTCACGCTCGTCCCCGCCCTCGCCGTGCTGGGAGCCAGGCGCCTCGCCCGCAACGCCACCGTGACGGCATCCGACACGGGGGTGTTCTCGCGGCTGGCCCACGGGGTGCAGCGACGTCCGGTGCTCGTCATCGTCGGCTGCGTCGCCGTGCTCGTGACGCTCGCGCTGCCGACGCTCGGCATCAAGCTGACGTCGTCGGGCACCGAGCTGCTGCCCCGCGACGCCCAGATGCGCGTCTTCTTCGACCGGCTCGAGGCCGACTACCCGGCGCTGTCGGCGCCCGCGGTCACCGTCGTCGCCGAGACCGCCGACACCGCCGCCGTGACGCGCTGGGCCCAGGACGACCTGCGCGACCAGCCTGGCGTGACCGGCGTGACGGTGCGCCCGCTCGGCGGCCGGTACACCCTCGTCGGGGCGCAGGTGCAGGGCGAACCGCTCTCTCAGCAGGCGCAGGACGTCGTGCACCACGTGCGCGAGACGCGCACCGACTTCCCCACCCTCGTCACCGGCCAGGCCGCCGGGCAGATCGACTTCCTCGAGTCGATGGGGCACCGCGCGCCCTACGCGGTGCTGCTCGTCGTGCTCGGCACCTTCGTGCTGCTCTTCCTCATGACGGGGTCGGTCGTCGTGCCCGTCAAGGCCCTGGTGCTCAACGTCATCTCGCTCGGGGCGGCGCTCGGCATCGTCGTCTGGATCTTCCAGAGCCCACACCTCGAGGGGCTGCTCGCGTTCTCGTCGGTCGGTGCCGTCGAGTCGCTCGTCCCCTTCCTCGTGCTCGCCTTCGGCTTCGGCCTGTCGATGGACTACGAGGTCTTCCTGCTCTCCCGCATCACCGAGTACCACCACCAGGGGTTCGAGAACGACCGCGCCGTGTCGCTCGGGCTGCAGCGCACCGGGCGCATCATCACGTCGGCGGCCCTGCTCATCGTCATCGTCTTCGCCGGGTTCATCGCCGGCGACATCCTCATCATCAAGGAGATGGGTCTCGCCCTCGTCGCCGCCGTCGTCGTCGACTCGACGATCGTGCGCATGCTGCTCGTGCCCGCCACGATGACGCTCCTGGGCAGCTGGAACTGGTGGGCTCCCGCGCCGCTCAAGCGGATCCACGCCCGTTTCGGGATCAGCGAGACGTGA